From the Limanda limanda chromosome 7, fLimLim1.1, whole genome shotgun sequence genome, the window ACAATGCATCTTAATAGGAACAACAAAATAGGATTTCATACCAAATGCAGAGAAGACTCCCTTGAGTTTCTCCTCACAATAGTCTTCACCAAAGTTTTTGATGTAGACATTGGTGAACTTCATAGCTTTGGTGCCAAACTCAACCTCTCTTTCCTTACGAGACTTGAAGTGGCCAACGAACCTGTGGACCGAATCAATCCCATGAACCATGggacaataaattaataataaggTAGTCAGTTAAAAACCTGATTGTTCACAGTATGCAAATGTGTCTTTGCTTTAGcacacatcatcacaatcaCACTGGACAGTCAGTTATCAGCaacacagcatcaacacaactAAGAAATAAGTTCCAAATAATTATTGTTGGCACACGATAACATTTAAAGACAAGAaagctttttttctctttcaatcaTGAATGAAATTATGAAGAGAATCTGTATCTATATTTCTGATGATTATGCTACGTGCAATGTTTGGCATAGATCCTACGCATTCACTGACCTAGTCAACTGACTTTTTTCTCCCAGGAAATTGACCGTTGGAATCACAAAGCCAGCTTCCAACTGGAGACTACCTTTCTTTTGACTgagcaaaacacacagaaaaagtcTGAGATGTGATAAGCATTCATATCAGTTCATATAGATATACACATGTTCTGTGCTGCTCTTTGCCTGAACTTACTTTCGAAGCCACTGAAAAACAGGTCAAATCAAAGTATTTTGTTCACTCACACTTTCCTATCATTCAGCAGCATCCCATTCATGGTGTCAATGGCCCTGTGTGCAGCCTCGTGAGTTTCAAAGTGAACAAAGCCGTAGCCTTTTGATCCATTTTCATCACAAACAACctacagagacaaaaaaaatagtcacagctttaaaaaaaataaagatacttGCATTTGAGTTTTGGATCAACAGTTGTTTTTACAACTGGGTGATAATCCAGTGGTGTTGCTTTTATCAGAAAGAAATTCAAATTGTAATGACATTGGTAAGATATTCTTTCTGAAAAAAGGCTTACTGCACTTGGATTTACTgaacataaatgtaaatgtcctAACAGACTAAAACCACCCAGACCCTACCCTAATACACACATTTCATCGTTACATCACTGCACACAGAAGACGGCCAAGCAAAAGTAGCCACTTACCTTGCAGGACAAAATATTGCCAAAGGCTGAGAAGGTGTCATACAGTGCCTTGTTGTCAATAGACTCGTCCATGTTCTTGATAAAGATGTTGCCTACACCCGACTTCCTGAGTCCTGGGTCACGCTGAGACCACATTATCCGGATTGGCCGACCCTTGATGACATCATAGTTCATTGTATCGAGGGCACACTCCGCTAAAAAGATATAATTGTAAAACATCTTATTACCATAGACACCTTTTAATAAGAATCTATTCATTATAATCATGGTTATTTTCTTGTCATGTAGGATTGAACTCCTGCTTCAAATGAGGCATAAGCTCATTAAGTAGTATGTTTGGAAATAGATTGTTCAATAAAAAAACTGTCCAATGTAATGATCAGAAACCGAAACCATTCAAGGTTTCACTCCTTCAGCTGAGAACAGATCTGAGGCTGCAGTGGCAACAGGGTGACCAAAACTTGACGGTTAATTTGGAAAAACATACCCTGGGGTCTGATAGTTCTCGATTTCCGCTGATGTTTACTGATGACATGGGTCAAAGGAATTTGGCGTCAATGGTAAAAATCCATGGACCCCTGCTGTGTAAACAGTCCAGGCTGGTGCTAGTGGCATCAGTGTGGGGAATGTTTTTCTTACTAACAATCTATAATGTTTTGAATGCCGCAGTCTATTTGAGAATTGTTGCTGATCGTGTACATCACTTAATTATTACGATTTACCATCTTCTAACAGCAACTTCCAGCGTGATGGTGCACCATGTCGCAAACTGTTTTTTTGAACATGAAAATTTGTTTTCGCCCCAGTCAAGCCATCCTTAATCCAAAAGAAAACCTTTGTGATGTGGTAGACCAGGACATTTGCAGCATGGATGTGCAACTGACAAATCTGCAGGAATTATGTGACGAGATTGTGTCAACATGGACCAGAATCTCAAAGGAATGTTTCAAGCACTTGGTGGATTGAACAATTTAGGATATTTTGAAAGTTGAAGTCCTACTTGGTAATAGTTACGATTCAAATAAAGTGCTCATTGAGTAAATATGAGGccagagaaaacacaatgaCCATTACCCAACAAGTGTATAGTGAAACAGTAAAGTTCCCTCATTCCAGTGATAAAAAGGCATAAAGTTGAACTGATTAAAGTGGCTTTGGGTTAAACAGATACTTTACCATCAGCTGGCTGCTGGAAGTTTATGTAGGAATATCCCAGAGATCTGCGGGTGATGATGTCTCGGCACACACGAATGGACATGATGGGTCCAGCCGGAGAAAATTTCTGGTAGAGCATCGCCTCTGTAACATCAGGGTGCAAGTCCCCTACATACAAAGAGGCGAGGGGATACGCTTGTCCACTGCCGTTCATCTTGGGCAACAGctaaacaacaaaagaaaacagttATAGGCATAATATTTAGCTTTTacactttcattttatttttccttgatAGAACAGTTGCTTTCTCTTCATGGTTCTTTCTGACACGAAAGTGAAACTAAAAATGTGCTTCAACATAGGAGCAGCAACTAAAAGTTATACCTGTAACTCCAGACTAAAAATATGCAGATCGCCTTTGGATACAACACATTATACATATTAAATTCAGTCCCTGATTGACTAAAGATTAATAGTTAAACAGCACCACAAACTACATTCACCAAAATATCATTGAATTAAATCAGCACCTCTCTAAAAAATTGTATTCTTGGTATTGCAAAATTAGTTTAAGCAAGGTTAACCAAATAAACTGCACTGCGTGTATCTTGGTGAAAGAGTTTTATACATCCCGGTTTCCCTCTCTCAAATCTGTGAAACCTACATTTATGAATACTTATATTAATGAATACTTGTATATGCACTTTGATGACACTCATATCGACTCGAATAACAAAGATAATCAACACAATTTCAAAGTAGAGAAACTTTTGCCATGTAGTACACTACTGCGAAATTAAACAATATGTATTGTATCAATACACTCtgatatattatatcataactGGATTTGTACTGATATCTGTCAGATATGCAGCCTTATTTCAATACTAAGTCTTTAGATACAATGTACAAATACTGTATACAATCATCCTGTGATATTGCATTTCCCTCAAGTACTTGATTTATATGGCCTGTTTTAGTGTATATTAAACTTTCATTCATCTGGTCAATCACATTCTGACAATCTGCTGCTgaaacaagtgaatttccccaaCGCAGCATCAATAAAGTCCATCTCAACTGGTCTTAACTGGTTTCATAGCTGTAACAGTTAATAATAATTAGCAACTGGCTAGTGCGAGTTAGCTCAACAAGCCAAAACGGGCTAATTTGCTCGTTTCCCACCACAGCTAACGAGCGCAAACTGAAGTTGGTTCAAATCCCATCAGCGCTTCGAGAGTCACGTCAAGCGGCTGACTTCCAGAGCCAGTGAATCTTCAGTGTGAATGTGGAGAATCGTTACTTACGGCTTTTTAAGTAATGGAGAGAAAAGTCTTTGGAGCAGAGTTCGAGTCTCGGAGCCGCAGCTTCACCTCCAACAGGTGCCGGACGTTTGTCAATTAAGACCGTGGAacacctgcagctcctccgcGCATCCTCGCTTCAACTCACCTGTGACGAGGCGAATCAATCCGCGAGGAAAACTAGTCCTCGCAGGGCCAGAACTACCATGGTTTTCATGTCTTTACGGGTTTAATTATCTTCTGATCACTTTTAATCAAATGTTCCTTGTGAATAAAAATGCAGACGTAATTTCCCCTTTTATCTTAAACGAAACTTTATTCACTGAATGGTCTTTGACACTGTTCCTATTTCTTACATGTATAGTGAAACTAGAATGGTTTTAAAGATACATGAACACAAAGCTAGAATTACACCAACCATTGTTTATCTCCATGTCACCATCGCTTTTCAGAACTAATCTAAAAATTTTCACAACCACGTGTGTGCACTGGGTAATAGACTGTTACAGAAGCAAATTTTTAGCCATAAGACTTGTCAGTAAAAACAAAGCAAGTAGATACCCGATATACAGACAGGCTTCGTTCCACATTCACTAACTGCATTTTCATCAAGCATAAtaataaatttactttttttttttccccccaacagAAGATTATTTCAATTTAATGGAGCATTGTCAGAGTAAAGAGACTGTCAGCTATAATGCGGAATGGTGTCTTCAACTACAATATGTGGAATGTAGTGGTGATAAATGGTATTGTGACACTGAGCTTCTTTCCAAATCGCATCATCAAAATGTGAAACCTGATTTCTGAGGTGATGTTCACACTGACTACCTTTAACAGCAGAGTGATGCacctggtttaaaaaaaaaaatgaggttGACATCAACCAGTTTAAAAGCTAGTCTAGTCTAACTCATTCTCTTTTGTGATTTCTTAAAAACATCAAGCAGATGCGGACACCTAATGAAAATAGAGGCTGCAAGAGAAAGCCAGGCacaacaattttttttgggATAAAGCAAACGCTTTAAGAGGAATATTTTGCAAGCAGGGTTGATACAGTGTGGTAAGACATTTTCAATTAACATCAATAAAAAGGTTACTTTAGGTTTTACATACAGATGATAGTCAATCCTGCAAAATACATGGAACCACATTTACGCACAAACATCTTTCATTGTACTGAGATCAAGCAGCACCTGAACAGTGAAACTACAATGACAATCCGTActtagttttaaaaaataaaataaaaaaacataagagGATCACTGCCTATTAAAAGCCTAATTATGTGGAATGTCTTATGTCTGAACAGATCTAACAATGACAATTTAAGGGCCATTGGAACTTCGAAACTGTGAAATTTGTGAACAAAATCAAGAAGCATTACACCAAGAGGTCAGTGTCACAATACAGCCGGCCTCCTTTCTGTATGAGCCCACAGCAGAATTGCAGTTAGTTGAATACAGGATTGTAACTGTGTCTGGAAATTCAAACACATAACTGTTTTTTTTAGGGGGTTGAGAAGCAAATGGAAACGCCTACCATCACAGTGTTTGGTGGAAATCAACTGCCAGTTCAATTACCATACAATAAAACCTGTAAATATCATGAGGAATCACAAATAAGAAaagtaacacaaaaaaaaagggatgagAAATGCACAACAAACTAGTTGGGACAAAGGAATTTGGAAGGACGATTAGAATtcacaacaccccccccccctagatCATACGCACAGTCGTTCGCATCCTTTCACACTCGCTCATTCACTACATACAGACTTACACACAAAGccgacaaaaacaacagcaacatggaCTCACTAATCAATACGACATGTTTCCACAAAGTGACTGAATCTGCTAACAACTGAAAATTACCCTGTCACCTCACAGTGAACTGAGAGGGGTAAACTAGTTGGTCAGGAGCAATTCAGGCTGCTTGTCATACAGAAGTGGGAGGGGCTGATGGAGTGGAGGGGGATGTATATAAGCTGTCTGTGTTTAAGATAAGAGTGTAGGTGGATTAACAGTGCAATTCCATTAGTTTTCCCCATCTCCAGTCTCTCCCTCATCTGCCTGGTTTTCTGATGTCCACAGCTAGAAATGGAGAGAGGACAACGTTACGATTTGCTTTGAATTAACACATCAGGATAGAGAGGTTTTAAAAAAGCATGAGGTTTAAAACTCACGGTCAGGTTGTCCCTTAGTAGTTGCATGATCAGGGTACTGTCTTTGTAGGAATCCTCGTTCAAGGTGTCAAGTTCAGCGATGGCTTCATCAAATGCCTGAAATTCAGAGATTCCACTTGTTAATTATTGTTTGAAAATTAACCCTCGAAACTAGCTTCCATCGTAGCAAAGTAAAGAGATATTTTTGGCAATTTGCGATGCTTTACTGCTTCATACCGTCTTAGCCAAGCTGCAGGCCTTGTCCGGGTTGTTGAGGATTTCATAGTAGAAGACTGAGAAGTTTAGGGCCAGACCAAGCCTAATAGGGTGTGTTGGCTGCATCTCCCCCTTGCTAATGTCAAAAGCTTGCTGGTAGGCCTGCTGGGAGTTGTCCACTGTATCTGTGGgcagaaaaacatcaacaaaaaaaataaatttcatTGTTtccaatacattttatattgttatcttattgttttctctttgttttcaaaatacaaaaaagatgcAAAGAAAATTGATATATATTATTGTTAACACAAGCATATAGATTATGTCTTCATTTACCCTTCTTAGCATCGCCAGATGCAACCTCAGACAGGTATCTGTAATAATCGCCTTTCATTTTCAGGTAGAACACCTTGCTTTCAGCAGATTGGGCGTTGGCAATAAGGAAGTTGTCAAGCAGGCCCTGTAAAACAACATAGACAGCTTTGTTAGTTTAGTGATTTTCAGGCCTAAAGTCACAGGCGTACTGTCATCACAAATATAAGAATTAGACTGTTTTCAAACACCGAAGAAATCAGAAACCCTTACGAGCACATCGTGGCAGATCTCCTGCAGCTCGGCTTCAATCTTCTCCCGGTATTCGCGTGCCATCTGCTGTTTCTTGTCATTGCCCTCGGTCTTCTGCTCGATGCTGGAGATGACGCGCCAGGATGAGCGGCGGGCTCCTACCACATTCTTGTAGGCAACCGAGAGAAGGTTGCGATCCTCGTTTGACAGATCCCCACCTTGCTCCGTCACCGACTTCATGGCTGCGGCCATGTCATCGTAGCGCTCAGCCTGCTCGGCAAGCTTGGCCTTCTGCACCAGGTCACTCTTGTCCATCTTCTAGACtggataaaagaaaatacagcaTTATAAGTAATGTATGTAGTGTGTGgtatgtatgcatgtatttAATCAACAGACAAGGATGCATGTATCACAATGTCCTTTCAATTATACATTCATTACACCTTTACAAATACTCTGAA encodes:
- the LOC133004810 gene encoding 14-3-3 protein beta/alpha-1-like; the protein is MDKSDLVQKAKLAEQAERYDDMAAAMKSVTEQGGDLSNEDRNLLSVAYKNVVGARRSSWRVISSIEQKTEGNDKKQQMAREYREKIEAELQEICHDVLGLLDNFLIANAQSAESKVFYLKMKGDYYRYLSEVASGDAKKDTVDNSQQAYQQAFDISKGEMQPTHPIRLGLALNFSVFYYEILNNPDKACSLAKTAFDEAIAELDTLNEDSYKDSTLIMQLLRDNLTLWTSENQADEGETGDGEN